From the Chryseobacterium sp. G0201 genome, the window TTCTTCACGAAATGAGAAAGCGTGCGCCACATAAAGAATTGATTCCTGCTTTAGTTTTTGACGAAAGCTGTAACTGCTCAGAATGTTTCTACATGAAACGTAATACAATGGAAAAATTGTACTTATGTATGAAATATGAATTACCTGAGATCCTTATCGACGAAGAACTTCGTTTGAGAGCACTGAAGCCAATTGAGGCGATGCTAGATCTTTCGAAAAGTATAAAATAATTTTTTTCACTAACTATTGAATTTTTATTATATTTGATTCGAATCTCATAAAAATATTATTCAATATGAAAAATTTGAAAAAATTAGACAGAAATAGTTTAAAAAATTTAAATGGAGGTAGTGGATTTTGCAATTTAAACTGCAAAATCAACGAAACTTGTGGAATCGGCTGTGGAGGATGGCCTATATGTGTTCCAAAAGGAGAATACATTCCAGAACCTTGTTAAAAAGATTAAAGCACTGTTTTTACAGTGCTTTTTTTTATTAAACCATAGGTGCATAACAAGTTCCTCCAGGCTTTCGCCAACATCCCCATCCTCCTGAACGGAAGCACACATAAGCTTCACCGCCGCATGCGTCTATCTGAACTTGTGTAAAACCTCCCTAGATTTTCGTTTGTTCTATTCTTGACAATTTTTTTAGATTTTTCATAATGTATTTGATTTTGATGTCTAAACTATTATTGAGGAAAGCAATCCATACTTACCAACACTTTTGATTTACAACATGCCGGCAAAGCATCAAAAGCTTCACATGATTTTGGAAATCCTGGTCCGTAAGGTCCTGGAGGACATACATAATTACAAGTTGCACCACCATTAATCAATTTCAAATTTTCTCTGTTAATTCTTTTTATATTTTTCATAATATTTTGATTTAGTTTAGTTTAAAATATAAATTTCAGTTTTTACAATAC encodes:
- a CDS encoding bacteriocin-like protein, with translation MKNLKKLDRNSLKNLNGGSGFCNLNCKINETCGIGCGGWPICVPKGEYIPEPC